One Ilumatobacter fluminis genomic window, CGACGTGCTGGTGGGAGTCGTCGCGTTAGGCGTCGAGTTCGACACCGTCGCGGCCGTGCTGTCGCCGCACGCTGCTGACGGTGCAACGATGACGGCGACGGCGAACACTCGGAGGGCCGCACGTTCAGCAGATTCGGCCCATGTCCGCATGTGTCCCACCTCCGTCGACGCGTCAGCCAACTCGCCGGCGTCGAGGAACGCCGGGGCGGGGCACAGCGTGCCAGACGCCGCTTCAGAGCGCAATCAGGGGATGCTCGGACGTGTCAGCGCTGGGAGCCGGGGCGGCGCATCTCCCGTTGGCGGCGGCGATCGGCGAGCGAGGGGCGCAGGTCGGGGTCGACCCAGACGCACGTCTCGGGTTCGATCGCCGTCATGCCGGGCTCGGAGCCGAGCAGGAGCCCACCCGCCGGCAGGGCGACCGGGTCGGAGCCGTAGTTGAGGGCGCAGACTGCACCGGTGCCGCGACGGAACGCGAGCACGTCGGGTCCGAGGTCGAGCCAGGTGAGCTGCTCGTCGGCCTCGAAGTAGCGCTTGCGCAGGTCGAGGCCGGCTCGATACAGCTCGAGCGTCGAGCCGTCGACGCCCGACTGCGCCGCCGCGGCGAGTTCGCCGTACACCGGAGGCTGGGGGAGCCAGGCGCCGTCCGAGCCGAATCCGTACGAGGTGCCGTCGGGGGTCCATGGCATCGGGACGCGGCAGCCGTCTCGGCCCTTCTGGGTGTGGCCGGAGTCTTCCCAGACCGGGTCGTCGAGCACGTCGGTCGGCAGATCCCACACGTCGGGCAGGCCGAGCTCCTCACCCTGGTAGACGTACAGCGACCCGGGGAGCGCCATGAGCAGCATCGTCATGGCCTTCGCACGGCGGAGACCGGCGACCGGGTCGAGGGCGTCGGCCGGCCCGGCGAGCGGCCACGCCCGCCAATCGGTGCCCTTCGGCAGCCCGTATCGGGTGGCATGGCGCATCACGTCGTGGTTCGAGAGCGTCCAGGTCGGGGTGGATCCGACGGTCTGCGCCGCGTCGAGGGCTCGCACGATGGCGTCGCGAGCTTCGTCGTGGCCCCAGTCGGCGGTGAGGAAGTCGAAGTTGAACGACTGGTGATACTCGTCGGGGCGCAGGTACAGACCGAGGTGCTCGGGCACGACCCACGCCTCGGCGACCATCATCACGTCTCGATCGACCTCGTCGAGTACCGCCCGCCAGCGACGGTTGATCTCGTGCACGCCGTCGCGGTCCCAGTGCGGGTGGTTCACCGCGAAGTTGGTGCCGAGCAGTTCCTGTTCGCCGTCGAGATCGGGCAGTGCGGGGTCTTTGACCATGCCGTGCGCGACGTCGATCCGGAAGCCGTCGACGCCACGATCGAGCCAGAAGCGGAAGATCGCGTCGAACTCCTCACGCACCCGCTCGTTGGTCCAGTCGAGGTCGGGCTGGCTCGAGTCGAACAGATGGAGGTACCACTCGCCGTCGTCGACCCGCGTCCACGCCGGTCCGCCGAACACCGATCGCCAGTTGTTCGGCGGCAGTTCGCCGTCGTCACCGCGGCCGGGACGGAACATGTACATGGCGCGCTCGGCCGAGCCGGATCCTGCAGCGAGCGCCGCCTGGAACCAGCGGTGCTCGCGCGACGTGTGGTTGGGCACGAGGTCGACGATCACCTTGATGCCGAGTTCGTGCGCCTCGTCGAGCAGACGCTCGGCGTCGGCGAGGGTGCCGAACATCGGGTTGATGTCGCGGTAGTCGGCGACGTCGTAGCCGCCGTCGGCGAGCGGCGACGGGTACCACGGGCTGATCCAGATGCCGTCGACGCCGAGGTCGCTCAGATACGGCAGCTTCGAACGGATTCCGTCGACGTCGCCGGTGCCGTCGCCGTTCGCGTCGGCGAACGACCGTGGGTACACCTGATAGATCGTTCCCCGTCGCCACCAGGGCACATGGACGTCGGGCACGGCGGTCTGCTGTGGGCTCACAGCGAGACAGTATGCAACCGCTTACATCGCGCGCCAGTGGAGATCGGCGTGGGTTGTGTCACACGGGCCATGGCGGTCGTCGGCCGCCGGTTCAGACGATCTGGGTGTCGCGCCCTGCCCAGAACGGGGCGCGCAACTCGCGCTTGAGAACCTTGCCGGGCCCCGACTTCGGGAGCGGCTCCGACTGGAACGACACCGAGCGCGGCACCTTGTAGGCAGCGATGGCCTCGCGGCAGTGGGCGATGATGTCGGCCTCGCCGGCCGACTCGTTCTCGCGGAGCACCACGACCGCGTGCACCGCCTCGCCCCACTGTTCGTCGGGAATGCCGAACACCGTGGCCTCGAGCACGGCCGGATGGGTGTAGATCGCGTCCTCGACCTCGGTGCAGTAGATGTTCTCGCCGCCCGAGATGATCATGTCCTTCGAGCGGTCGAGCAGGAACAGGTAACCGTGCTCGTCGAGGCGACCGACGTCGCCGGTCCAGTAGAAGCCGTCTCGGAGCGCCGCCTCGGTCTGTTCGGGCTTGTTCCAGTAGCCCACCATGATGTTGGCGCCGGCAGCGGTCACCTCGCCGATCTCGCCGGCCGGCAGGGGGTTGCCGGCGCCGTCGCGGATCACGATCTCGCAGCCGAGCACCGGCTGACCGGCCGAACGGGCCCGGTCGTGGTCGATCAGCGCCGCCTCGTCGGCGAGGCCCGTCAGCAGCGGCGAGGTCTCGGTGGCGCCGTAGAGGTGGATGAAGTCGGCGTCGGGGAACGCCTGCATGCCGCGCCGCACGACCTCGAGCGCGATCGGGGAGCCGCCGTGGGCGTAGCCGACGAGCGACGAGACGTCGCGCGGGCGCTGCATCTGCTCCTCGACGGTGGCGGCGACCATCGTCGGGACGCCGAGCGTCTGGGTGATGCGTTCACGCTCGACGAGGTCGAGCATCTCGCCGGGGGAGAAGGCGGGGAGCAGCACCTGGCAGGCACCGACGAGGATCGACTGCAGGAGACTGATCGAGCCGGCTGCGTGGAACATCGGCGCCATGACCAGGTAGCGGTCGGCCGACGTCATCGGCTGGACGAACTGGGTGTTCCAGGCGTTCGCGATCAGGTTGCGGTGGGTGAGCATCACGCCCTTGCTCACCCCGGTCGTGCCGCCCGTGTAGAACAGCCCGGCCAGGTCGTCCTCGGCGACCGCGGCTGCGTCGAACTCGACCTCGTCGGCCGATGCGAGCCGGTCCTCGTACTCGCCGGTGTCGATCCGCACGACCGTGTCGACGAGGTCGGCGAGCGGGCCGGGGTCGCGATCGCAGAACAGCACCTTCGCCCCCGAGTCCTCCAGTGCGTAGGCGAGTTCCGGTGCCGCCCAGCGGAAGTTGAGCGGTACCTGCACGCGTCCGGACATCGGCACCGCGCAGTACAGCTCGGTGAAGGCGATCGAGTTGAACGCCACGATGGCGACCCGATCGCCCGGTGCCGTGCCGAGATCGGCGAGCAACCCGTGGAGTCGACGGAGCCGGCCCGCGAACTCGGTGTAGTCGAGGCGCACGTCGCCGCACACGAGGGCCTCGTGGTCGGGCGTGAGCGCGAGGGCGCGTCGGATCGTGTGAACGAAGGTCTGCACGCGCCGATTGTCGCGCGGCTCCGGCGCCGGCACCACCCGTCGGGCTACCATCCAGACCGATGGCCGACGACACGACGGACACGGACGCAACCGGCAAGAAGGGCTACACCGCCCCGAAGGGCCGCCCGACTCGCACCCGCGACGGGATCGAGAGCGACAAGCGGGTCTTCGGGCCCGTCGCCCAGTGGATCACGTTCGCGATCGTGGTGCTGATCGCGGTGACGATCCTGATCATCGTGACCGACGGTGGCGACTTCAACCCGTTCGACGACGAGGGCAACCCCGTCGGTGCACCGGCGACGCTCGTCGCCGACGTCGCGTAGCCGTCGTTCCGTCAGGCGTCGGGTTCGGGCGCGATCGGGTCGGGTTCGCAGCCGATGTACACGGCGACGTTCTGCGCGTGCTGCGCGAACACCGAGGCGATGTCGCCGAGGTCGCTGTCCTCCACCCGGTCGAGCCAGATGTTGCGCTGCCGCAGCACGCCGAGGCAGCCGGACTCGACGGCGATGTCGACCGTCTGCTGCACGACCTCCGGGATGTCGCCTTCGAACGGCACGTCGCTGCTGGGTCTGATCTCGACACGGCGCCCGTCGATCGTGTCGCCGACGAAGACGAGCTCGACCTCGGTGTCTTCCGGCGGCGTCGTGGGTGGGGCGACCACGGCGCGGCAGGCAGCGGTGGCGCCGACCCGCTCGTCGGTCGCGTTGACACACCGCAGCTCGAGGAAGGTGTCGAGGTCGTATCCGATGATGCCCGGGTACTGGCCGACCTGAGCTCGGAACCCCTCGTAGGAGTTGCAGGCCAGGAGCGCGTCGTCGAGGAGGCGGACCTGGTCGTCGGGTTCGATGGCGCGTGACGCCACCCGCACCCGTTCGGCACAGCCGGTCGAGGCGTCGGTCTCGTCGTCGGGGGTGCACGCAGCGAGCGGCGCGAGGAGCAGCAGGGCGACGAGCGCCAGGGGGCGGGAGGTCATTGCGGTCACCTGGCCTCATGTTGACGCGTCGGCGGGCGCGTTGCCAGCACCCCCGGCCACGTGCGGTGGCCCGATGCCCACCGCGCGCACCGTCGCCGTAGGCTGAACCGACCGGCAACAACCCGGCACGTTGGGGGTGCCACGTATGCGACACCGGACGACTCGATGACGACGCTCGGCACCACGCCCGCGGCCCCTGCGCCGCAGTCGGTGGCCGACGCCGCGTCGGCGCGGCCTCATCTGCGGTATCTGCCGGGTCTCGACGGGTTGCGAGCGCTCGCCGTGATGGCGGTGATGGTGTACCACGCCGACCCCGACTGGCTGCCCGGCGGGTTCCTCGGCGTCGAAGTGTTCTTCGTGCTGAGCGGCTACCTCATCACGTTGCTGCTGCTCGTCGAATACGACGACAACGGCCGCATCGATCTGGGCCGGTTCTGGCTCCGCCGGGCGAAACGGCTGTTACCGGCACTGTTCGTCCTGCTCTTCCTGGTGCTCGTCGTCACCGCCGCATTCCGAGCGGAGGCGCTCGGGCGTCTGCGCGGCGACCTGATCGCCGGTCTCACCTACGTGTCGAACTGGTATCAGATCTGGACCGCACAGGGGTACGCCGCGGCCGGCGAGTTCGCCCCGCTGCGGCACCTGTGGAGCCTCGCGGTCGAGGAGCAGTTCTATCTCGTGTGGCCGCTCGTGATGATCGTGCTGCTCCGCAACCGCAGCAGTTGGTCGCCGGCGCTGGTCGCCGCCTGGCTCACGACGATCGCCCTGCTGATCACGATCGGGGTCGGCCTGCTCCACCACGCCGGCCGGATCGGGGAGTGCGCCGTCACGCCGGACGCCTACTGGTCGCTCGGCGAACGCTGCCTCCCGATCGCCGACGCGCTGTACCTGTCGACGATCACCCGCGCCGGCGGCCTGCTGCTCGGTGCCGCGCTCGCGTTCCTGTGGCGGCCCGATGCCCTGGCTCGTGGGCCGATCCGTCGGCACGGGCTGATGCTCGACGTGATCGGCCTGATGGGGCTCGTCACACTCGGCGTGTTGGCGTGGCGCCTCCACTTCGTGACACCCGACGGTGCCGACGACGTGCTCTTCCGGGGCGGGTTCTGGTTCACCGACATCGCGACGCTCGTGGTGATCGCGGCGATCGCCCACCCGACGGCGCGCCTGGGACGGGTGCTCGGTCTGCAACCGCTCCGCTGGATCGGCACCCGCTCGTACGGGCTGTACCTGTTCCACTGGCCGATCTATCAGCTCATCCGTCGCGTCGCCGGCAACAAGCTCAGCCTCGAACAGTTCGCGATCGCCATGGTGCTCACGGTGTTCGTCACCGAGCTGTCGTACCGGTTCGTCGAGCAGCCGATCCGGACGGGGGAGTGGCGCTCCTGGATGCGCCGCATCTGGCACCAGGACGAGCCGACCGCTCGACTCGTGTTGGGCAGTGCCACGGTGGTGTGTCTGATCGTGGGCGGTTTGTCGGTGTACCGCCTCCAGGCGGCCGAGGCCGGCCCCACGGCGATCGAGGCAGGTCTCGCCGACGGCGAGCATGACACGGTCTCGATCGACGAGCTGCTCGCCGGCTCGGCCGGCGCCGACGTCGCAGTGCGGCAGCAGCGGGGGCCGACGACGGTCGCCGCGACCCCGACGACCTCGCCGTCCACGCCGACCACCACGACGGTGCCGCCACCGGCCGCCGAGCGCGAACCGGTCGTGGCGCCGGTGGTGACC contains:
- a CDS encoding acyltransferase family protein, with translation MTTLGTTPAAPAPQSVADAASARPHLRYLPGLDGLRALAVMAVMVYHADPDWLPGGFLGVEVFFVLSGYLITLLLLVEYDDNGRIDLGRFWLRRAKRLLPALFVLLFLVLVVTAAFRAEALGRLRGDLIAGLTYVSNWYQIWTAQGYAAAGEFAPLRHLWSLAVEEQFYLVWPLVMIVLLRNRSSWSPALVAAWLTTIALLITIGVGLLHHAGRIGECAVTPDAYWSLGERCLPIADALYLSTITRAGGLLLGAALAFLWRPDALARGPIRRHGLMLDVIGLMGLVTLGVLAWRLHFVTPDGADDVLFRGGFWFTDIATLVVIAAIAHPTARLGRVLGLQPLRWIGTRSYGLYLFHWPIYQLIRRVAGNKLSLEQFAIAMVLTVFVTELSYRFVEQPIRTGEWRSWMRRIWHQDEPTARLVLGSATVVCLIVGGLSVYRLQAAEAGPTAIEAGLADGEHDTVSIDELLAGSAGADVAVRQQRGPTTVAATPTTSPSTPTTTTVPPPAAEREPVVAPVVTEAPDVAAPAATPATAPAAVAPTTPATTVPATTPATTPATTPATTPVTTPATTPTTAPPTTAAAPVEEAPPPEPSPTRVSQLAIGDSVMLGAAGVLAGRGWAVNAEVSRQMIDTVPLMQQLDDGGVFGDIVVIHLGTNGPISATSLDGVLAPVADVARVVLVTVFADRNWAASNNDLIRSRAGGNVVVVDWAALAPQCPGDCFEDDAIHLRPDGRRYYADLIGAAAA
- a CDS encoding class I adenylate-forming enzyme family protein; protein product: MQTFVHTIRRALALTPDHEALVCGDVRLDYTEFAGRLRRLHGLLADLGTAPGDRVAIVAFNSIAFTELYCAVPMSGRVQVPLNFRWAAPELAYALEDSGAKVLFCDRDPGPLADLVDTVVRIDTGEYEDRLASADEVEFDAAAVAEDDLAGLFYTGGTTGVSKGVMLTHRNLIANAWNTQFVQPMTSADRYLVMAPMFHAAGSISLLQSILVGACQVLLPAFSPGEMLDLVERERITQTLGVPTMVAATVEEQMQRPRDVSSLVGYAHGGSPIALEVVRRGMQAFPDADFIHLYGATETSPLLTGLADEAALIDHDRARSAGQPVLGCEIVIRDGAGNPLPAGEIGEVTAAGANIMVGYWNKPEQTEAALRDGFYWTGDVGRLDEHGYLFLLDRSKDMIISGGENIYCTEVEDAIYTHPAVLEATVFGIPDEQWGEAVHAVVVLRENESAGEADIIAHCREAIAAYKVPRSVSFQSEPLPKSGPGKVLKRELRAPFWAGRDTQIV
- a CDS encoding glycoside hydrolase family 13 protein, whose protein sequence is MSPQQTAVPDVHVPWWRRGTIYQVYPRSFADANGDGTGDVDGIRSKLPYLSDLGVDGIWISPWYPSPLADGGYDVADYRDINPMFGTLADAERLLDEAHELGIKVIVDLVPNHTSREHRWFQAALAAGSGSAERAMYMFRPGRGDDGELPPNNWRSVFGGPAWTRVDDGEWYLHLFDSSQPDLDWTNERVREEFDAIFRFWLDRGVDGFRIDVAHGMVKDPALPDLDGEQELLGTNFAVNHPHWDRDGVHEINRRWRAVLDEVDRDVMMVAEAWVVPEHLGLYLRPDEYHQSFNFDFLTADWGHDEARDAIVRALDAAQTVGSTPTWTLSNHDVMRHATRYGLPKGTDWRAWPLAGPADALDPVAGLRRAKAMTMLLMALPGSLYVYQGEELGLPDVWDLPTDVLDDPVWEDSGHTQKGRDGCRVPMPWTPDGTSYGFGSDGAWLPQPPVYGELAAAAQSGVDGSTLELYRAGLDLRKRYFEADEQLTWLDLGPDVLAFRRGTGAVCALNYGSDPVALPAGGLLLGSEPGMTAIEPETCVWVDPDLRPSLADRRRQREMRRPGSQR